The following coding sequences lie in one Spinacia oleracea cultivar Varoflay chromosome 1, BTI_SOV_V1, whole genome shotgun sequence genomic window:
- the LOC110796671 gene encoding uncharacterized protein, which yields MMKRCCAKREGLKLFDGSKMPSVVKMIERGEKQVSNMRLIQADLHEFEVDYDGDTFVVNLETKTCGCYRWTLMGIPCWHALACIAQRRLNYEDFVHPAYHVKTYAATYAPHFFPMIGEKQWDKSTLPQPLPPPFRVMPGRPSQKKRKKEFGE from the coding sequence ATGATGAAGAGGTGTTGTGCAAAGAGGGAGGGGTTGAAACTGTTTGATGGGTCGAAAATGCCATCTGTTGTTAAGATGATTGAGAGGGGAGAGAAGCAGGTTAGCAATATGAGGTTGATTCAAGCAGACTTGCATGAGTTTGAGGTGGATTATGATGGAGATACATTTGTTGTGAATCTTGAGACGAAGACTTGTGGATGTTATAGGTGGACATTAATGGGAATACCTTGTTGGCATGCACTGGCTTGTATAGCCCAAAGGAGGTTGAATTATGAAGATTTTGTGCATCCGGCATACCACGTAAAGACATATGCTGCCACCTATGCACCCCACTTTTTCCCTATGATAGGAGAGAAACAGTGGGACAAATCAACACTACCACAACCACTGCCTCCACCATTCAGAGTGATGCCTGGAAGGCCTTCACAGAAAAAGAGGAAGAAAGAGTTTGGTGAATAG